A portion of the Glycine max cultivar Williams 82 chromosome 10, Glycine_max_v4.0, whole genome shotgun sequence genome contains these proteins:
- the GER6 gene encoding germin-like protein precursor: MKVVYLFVVLMALASSVAFAYDPSPLQDFCVAINDTKAGGLYGVFVNGKFCKDPKFAYADDFFFGGLGPGDTANAQGSKVTAVTVNEILGLNTLGISLARIDFAPKGLNPPHTHPRGTEILVVLEGTLYVGFVASNQNDNRLFTKVLYKGDVFVFPIGLIHFQQNVGYGNAVAIAALSSQNPGVITIANAVFGSKPPISDEVLAKAFQVDKNIVDYLQKQFGYNNKVNREHN, encoded by the exons atgaaggTTGTTTACCTCTTCGTTGTGCTGATGGCTTTGGCATCATCTGTTGCCTTTGCTTATGATCCAAGCCCCCTGCAAGACTTTTGTGTCGCTATCAATGACACCAAAGCTGGTGGTCTATACGGTG TGTTCGTGAATGGAAAATTTTGCAAGGATCCTAAGTTTGCTTATGCTGATGATTTCTTCTTTGGTGGATTGGGACCCGGAGACACTGCAAACGCACAAGGATCAAAGGTGACAGCTGTCACAGTTAATGAAATATTAGGGCTCAACACACTTGGTATATCCTTGGCACGCATAGATTTTGCACCAAAAGGTTTGAACCCTCCTCACACTCATCCTCGAGGGACAGAGATTCTGGTAGTCTTGGAAGGTACCCTCTACGTTGGTTTTGTCGCGTCCAATCAAAACGACAACCGGTTATTCACCAAGGTGTTGTACAAGGGTGATGTGTTTGTGTTCCCAATAGGGCTGATTCACTTCCAGCAAAACGTAGGTTATGGAAATGCCGTGGCCATTGCTGCTCTTAGTAGCCAAAACCCTGGAGTTATTACAATTGCAAATGCTGTTTTTGGATCTAAACCTCCTATCTCTGATGAAGTTCTCGCCAAAGCTTTTCAAGTGGACAAAAACATAGTCGACTACCTTCAGAAGCAATTCGGATACAACAACAAAGTTAACAGGGAACATAATTAA